In a single window of the Elaeis guineensis isolate ETL-2024a chromosome 4, EG11, whole genome shotgun sequence genome:
- the LOC105044238 gene encoding subtilisin-like protease SBT3.6 isoform X7: MGSQLLHSALLLVVFFILPCFQTMSFGAEESRKLYIVYMGEKQHEDPNLVTASHHDMLTSLLGSKEKALNSIVYSYKHGFSGFAAWLTKSQANKISDFPGVLSVMPNRKHRVHTTRSWDFLGLNYYHPTATGLLHKANYGENVIIGVIDSGIWPESKSFNDHGFGPVPSRWKGKCEVGQLFDAKHCNKKLIGARWYNEGADAEQLKGEYMSPRDLDGHGTHTASTAAGILVENVSFHGLAAEAARGGAPRARLAIYKACWGTPPSCSVAAVLAAMDDAIHDGVNVLSLSVGGSFETPESLHAVANGITVVFSGGNDGPYFQTVDHPSPWVITVAASTIDRSFPTVITLGNNQKLVGQSRYRGAKKDDNFRELVWGSGCTARAINAVGVAGKIVLCFDPKSLTTFMSPSSIDDAIGDVKEGRGKGIILGMHTINALDAFASFEGFPAAAVDYEMAFRMYEYIDQARRKNMTPSVKIAPTQSTIGNVVAPKIAAFSSRGPSTTFPEVLKGSSQC, translated from the exons ATGGGATCCCAGCTTCTACATTCCGCGCTGCTCCTCGTTGTATTCTTTATTCTGCCTTGCTTCCAAACGATGTCGTTTGGAGCAGAAGAATCAAGAAAG CTGTACATAGTGTACATGGGAGAGAAGCAACACGAAGATCCGAACTTGGTCACTGCATCCCACCATGACATGCTCACCTCACTTCTTGGAAG CAAGGAGAAAGCTCTAAATTCAATTGTCTACAGTTATAAGCATGGATTTTCAGGCTTCGCAGCTTGGCTGACAAAGTCTCAAGCAAATAAAATCTCAG ATTTTCCTGGAGTACTCAGTGTAATGCCAAACCGAAAGCATCGTGTCCACACAACTAGAAGCTGGGATTTTCTAGGCCTAAATTACTACCATCCTACAGCCACAGGATTACTTCATAAGGCTAATTACGGCGAAAATGTCATTATTGGAGTCATCGATTCTG gTATATGGCCAGAATCAAAAAGCTTCAATGACCACGGTTTTGGTCCAGTGCCATCCAGATGGAAAGGCAAGTGTGAGGTGGGACAGCTATTTGATGCCAAGCACTGCAACAAAAAGTTAATCGGAGCCCGATGGTATAACGAGGGGGCCGATGCGGAGCAGCTCAAAGGAGAATATATGTCTCCACGGGATCTAGACGGCCATGGAACACATACTGCCTCCACCGCAGCTGGTATACTTGTAGAGAACGTGAGCTTCCACGGCCTGGCAGCTGAGGCAGCGCGAGGAGGAGCTCCTCGTGCTCGGCTGGCAATTTACAAGGCATGCTGGGGCACTCCACCGAGCTGTAGCGTTGCCGCCGTCCTCGCGGCGATGGATGATGCCATCCATGATGGTGTTAACGTCCTTTCTTTGTCGGTTGGTGGATCTTTTGAGACGCCTGAAAGTTTGCATGCCGTCGCCAACGGGATAACTGTTGTTTTTTCCGGCGGAAACGACGGCCCCTACTTCCAGACCGTGGACCACCCATCTCCATGGGTCATAACAGTCGCTGCAAGCACGATCGACCGCTCTTTCCCTACGGTCATCACCCTCGGAAATAATCAGAAATTGGTG GGCCAATCCAGGTACCGTGGAGCCAAGAAAGATGACAATTTTAGAGAACTGGTTTGGGGTTCAGG CTGTACTGCTCGTGCGATAAATGCTGTTGGTGTCGCCGGGAAGATTGTGCTGTGCTTTGATCCTAAATCATTGACCACTTTCATGTCGCCGTCGAGTATAGACGATGCAATTGGGGACGTGAAGGAAGGTAGGGGCAAGGGTATTATTCTCGGCATGCATACCATCAATGCGCTAGATGCTTTCGCAAGTTTTGAAGGATTCCCGGCCGCAGCTGTAGACTACGAAATGGCATTCCGGATGTACGAATATATAGACCAAGCTAGAAG GAAAAATATGACCCCGTCGGTGAAGATTGCTCCAACTCAATCCACCATAGGGAATGTTGTTGCGCCAAAAATAGCGGCTTTCTCATCCAGAGGGCCCAGTACAACATTTCCTGAAGTTCTCAAG GGATCAAGCCAATGTTGA
- the LOC105044238 gene encoding subtilisin-like protease SBT3.9 isoform X5 has translation MGSQLLHSALLLVVFFILPCFQTMSFGAEESRKLYIVYMGEKQHEDPNLVTASHHDMLTSLLGSKEKALNSIVYSYKHGFSGFAAWLTKSQANKISDFPGVLSVMPNRKHRVHTTRSWDFLGLNYYHPTATGLLHKANYGENVIIGVIDSGIWPESKSFNDHGFGPVPSRWKGKCEVGQLFDAKHCNKKLIGARWYNEGADAEQLKGEYMSPRDLDGHGTHTASTAAGILVENVSFHGLAAEAARGGAPRARLAIYKACWGTPPSCSVAAVLAAMDDAIHDGVNVLSLSVGGSFETPESLHAVANGITVVFSGGNDGPYFQTVDHPSPWVITVAASTIDRSFPTVITLGNNQKLVGQSRYRGAKKDDNFRELVWGSGCTARAINAVGVAGKIVLCFDPKSLTTFMSPSSIDDAIGDVKEGRGKGIILGMHTINALDAFASFEGFPAAAVDYEMAFRMYEYIDQARRKNMTPSVKIAPTQSTIGNVVAPKIAAFSSRGPSTTFPEVLKPDIAAPGVNVLAAMGYQYKFDSGTSMACPHVSGVVALLKSLHPNWSPAAIKSALVTTASVTNEYGTPITAEGVLRKAADPFDFGGGHINPNRAADPGLIYDFNPKDYVKFFDSSLSRTEYCNAKRIPLYHINLPSIAIPNLRTSLTTWRTVTNVAQVYARYKAIIESPPGVKMVVEPSSLIFDATTKMRTFKVTFTSTYKKQGDYTFGSLTWNDGGTHSVRIPIAVRVIIEDFYADTA, from the exons ATGGGATCCCAGCTTCTACATTCCGCGCTGCTCCTCGTTGTATTCTTTATTCTGCCTTGCTTCCAAACGATGTCGTTTGGAGCAGAAGAATCAAGAAAG CTGTACATAGTGTACATGGGAGAGAAGCAACACGAAGATCCGAACTTGGTCACTGCATCCCACCATGACATGCTCACCTCACTTCTTGGAAG CAAGGAGAAAGCTCTAAATTCAATTGTCTACAGTTATAAGCATGGATTTTCAGGCTTCGCAGCTTGGCTGACAAAGTCTCAAGCAAATAAAATCTCAG ATTTTCCTGGAGTACTCAGTGTAATGCCAAACCGAAAGCATCGTGTCCACACAACTAGAAGCTGGGATTTTCTAGGCCTAAATTACTACCATCCTACAGCCACAGGATTACTTCATAAGGCTAATTACGGCGAAAATGTCATTATTGGAGTCATCGATTCTG gTATATGGCCAGAATCAAAAAGCTTCAATGACCACGGTTTTGGTCCAGTGCCATCCAGATGGAAAGGCAAGTGTGAGGTGGGACAGCTATTTGATGCCAAGCACTGCAACAAAAAGTTAATCGGAGCCCGATGGTATAACGAGGGGGCCGATGCGGAGCAGCTCAAAGGAGAATATATGTCTCCACGGGATCTAGACGGCCATGGAACACATACTGCCTCCACCGCAGCTGGTATACTTGTAGAGAACGTGAGCTTCCACGGCCTGGCAGCTGAGGCAGCGCGAGGAGGAGCTCCTCGTGCTCGGCTGGCAATTTACAAGGCATGCTGGGGCACTCCACCGAGCTGTAGCGTTGCCGCCGTCCTCGCGGCGATGGATGATGCCATCCATGATGGTGTTAACGTCCTTTCTTTGTCGGTTGGTGGATCTTTTGAGACGCCTGAAAGTTTGCATGCCGTCGCCAACGGGATAACTGTTGTTTTTTCCGGCGGAAACGACGGCCCCTACTTCCAGACCGTGGACCACCCATCTCCATGGGTCATAACAGTCGCTGCAAGCACGATCGACCGCTCTTTCCCTACGGTCATCACCCTCGGAAATAATCAGAAATTGGTG GGCCAATCCAGGTACCGTGGAGCCAAGAAAGATGACAATTTTAGAGAACTGGTTTGGGGTTCAGG CTGTACTGCTCGTGCGATAAATGCTGTTGGTGTCGCCGGGAAGATTGTGCTGTGCTTTGATCCTAAATCATTGACCACTTTCATGTCGCCGTCGAGTATAGACGATGCAATTGGGGACGTGAAGGAAGGTAGGGGCAAGGGTATTATTCTCGGCATGCATACCATCAATGCGCTAGATGCTTTCGCAAGTTTTGAAGGATTCCCGGCCGCAGCTGTAGACTACGAAATGGCATTCCGGATGTACGAATATATAGACCAAGCTAGAAG GAAAAATATGACCCCGTCGGTGAAGATTGCTCCAACTCAATCCACCATAGGGAATGTTGTTGCGCCAAAAATAGCGGCTTTCTCATCCAGAGGGCCCAGTACAACATTTCCTGAAGTTCTCAAG CCCGATATTGCTGCCCCAGGAGTCAACGTTCTAGCAGCAATGGGGTACCAATACAAATTCGACTCAGGTACCTCCATGGCATGCCCACATGTTTCTGGAGTAGTAGCATTGCTTAAATCTCTACATCCGAATTGGTCTCCTGCAGCTATAAAATCAGCTCTCGTCACAACTG CATCGGTGACTAATGAATACGGCACACCGATAACGGCGGAGGGAGTGCTGAGAAAAGCAGCCGACCCTTTTGACTTTGGCGGAGGACACATTAACCCAAACAGAGCTGCTGATCCCGGGCTTATCTATGACTTCAATCCAAAAGATTATGTTAAATTCTTCGATAGTAGTCTTAGTCGAACGGAATATTGCAATGCAAAAAGAATACCTTTATATCATATAAATCTTCCCTCCATCGCCATTCCTAATCTCAGGACATCTCTGACGACATGGAGAACAGTTACAAATGTTGCTCAAGTTTATGCACGCTACAAGGCAATCATTGAATCTCCCCCAGGTGTTAAGATGGTTGTGGAACCTTCTTCCCTTATTTTTGATGCAACTACAAAGATGCGAACTTTTAAGGTGACTTTCACGTCGACTTACAAGAAACAGGGGGACTATACTTTTGGAAGCTTAACTTGGAATGATGGAGGAACCCACTCAGTGAGGATTCCCATAGCAGTTCGAGTAATAATTGAGGATTTCTATGCAGATACTGCATAA
- the LOC105044238 gene encoding subtilisin-like protease SBT3.5 isoform X6: MSLLESSILVGIWPESKSFNDHGFGPVPSRWKGKCEVGQLFDAKHCNKKLIGARWYNEGADAEQLKGEYMSPRDLDGHGTHTASTAAGILVENVSFHGLAAEAARGGAPRARLAIYKACWGTPPSCSVAAVLAAMDDAIHDGVNVLSLSVGGSFETPESLHAVANGITVVFSGGNDGPYFQTVDHPSPWVITVAASTIDRSFPTVITLGNNQKLVGQSRYRGAKKDDNFRELVWGSGCTARAINAVGVAGKIVLCFDPKSLTTFMSPSSIDDAIGDVKEGRGKGIILGMHTINALDAFASFEGFPAAAVDYEMAFRMYEYIDQARRKNMTPSVKIAPTQSTIGNVVAPKIAAFSSRGPSTTFPEVLKPDIAAPGVNVLAAMGYQYKFDSGTSMACPHVSGVVALLKSLHPNWSPAAIKSALVTTASVTNEYGTPITAEGVLRKAADPFDFGGGHINPNRAADPGLIYDFNPKDYVKFFDSSLSRTEYCNAKRIPLYHINLPSIAIPNLRTSLTTWRTVTNVAQVYARYKAIIESPPGVKMVVEPSSLIFDATTKMRTFKVTFTSTYKKQGDYTFGSLTWNDGGTHSVRIPIAVRVIIEDFYADTA, translated from the exons ATGTCATTATTGGAGTCATCGATTCTGGTCG gTATATGGCCAGAATCAAAAAGCTTCAATGACCACGGTTTTGGTCCAGTGCCATCCAGATGGAAAGGCAAGTGTGAGGTGGGACAGCTATTTGATGCCAAGCACTGCAACAAAAAGTTAATCGGAGCCCGATGGTATAACGAGGGGGCCGATGCGGAGCAGCTCAAAGGAGAATATATGTCTCCACGGGATCTAGACGGCCATGGAACACATACTGCCTCCACCGCAGCTGGTATACTTGTAGAGAACGTGAGCTTCCACGGCCTGGCAGCTGAGGCAGCGCGAGGAGGAGCTCCTCGTGCTCGGCTGGCAATTTACAAGGCATGCTGGGGCACTCCACCGAGCTGTAGCGTTGCCGCCGTCCTCGCGGCGATGGATGATGCCATCCATGATGGTGTTAACGTCCTTTCTTTGTCGGTTGGTGGATCTTTTGAGACGCCTGAAAGTTTGCATGCCGTCGCCAACGGGATAACTGTTGTTTTTTCCGGCGGAAACGACGGCCCCTACTTCCAGACCGTGGACCACCCATCTCCATGGGTCATAACAGTCGCTGCAAGCACGATCGACCGCTCTTTCCCTACGGTCATCACCCTCGGAAATAATCAGAAATTGGTG GGCCAATCCAGGTACCGTGGAGCCAAGAAAGATGACAATTTTAGAGAACTGGTTTGGGGTTCAGG CTGTACTGCTCGTGCGATAAATGCTGTTGGTGTCGCCGGGAAGATTGTGCTGTGCTTTGATCCTAAATCATTGACCACTTTCATGTCGCCGTCGAGTATAGACGATGCAATTGGGGACGTGAAGGAAGGTAGGGGCAAGGGTATTATTCTCGGCATGCATACCATCAATGCGCTAGATGCTTTCGCAAGTTTTGAAGGATTCCCGGCCGCAGCTGTAGACTACGAAATGGCATTCCGGATGTACGAATATATAGACCAAGCTAGAAG GAAAAATATGACCCCGTCGGTGAAGATTGCTCCAACTCAATCCACCATAGGGAATGTTGTTGCGCCAAAAATAGCGGCTTTCTCATCCAGAGGGCCCAGTACAACATTTCCTGAAGTTCTCAAG CCCGATATTGCTGCCCCAGGAGTCAACGTTCTAGCAGCAATGGGGTACCAATACAAATTCGACTCAGGTACCTCCATGGCATGCCCACATGTTTCTGGAGTAGTAGCATTGCTTAAATCTCTACATCCGAATTGGTCTCCTGCAGCTATAAAATCAGCTCTCGTCACAACTG CATCGGTGACTAATGAATACGGCACACCGATAACGGCGGAGGGAGTGCTGAGAAAAGCAGCCGACCCTTTTGACTTTGGCGGAGGACACATTAACCCAAACAGAGCTGCTGATCCCGGGCTTATCTATGACTTCAATCCAAAAGATTATGTTAAATTCTTCGATAGTAGTCTTAGTCGAACGGAATATTGCAATGCAAAAAGAATACCTTTATATCATATAAATCTTCCCTCCATCGCCATTCCTAATCTCAGGACATCTCTGACGACATGGAGAACAGTTACAAATGTTGCTCAAGTTTATGCACGCTACAAGGCAATCATTGAATCTCCCCCAGGTGTTAAGATGGTTGTGGAACCTTCTTCCCTTATTTTTGATGCAACTACAAAGATGCGAACTTTTAAGGTGACTTTCACGTCGACTTACAAGAAACAGGGGGACTATACTTTTGGAAGCTTAACTTGGAATGATGGAGGAACCCACTCAGTGAGGATTCCCATAGCAGTTCGAGTAATAATTGAGGATTTCTATGCAGATACTGCATAA